Below is a genomic region from Scomber scombrus chromosome 3, fScoSco1.1, whole genome shotgun sequence.
tgaaaaatattgaatttatcCTTTAATAAAAACTACACTCATCTAAGCTACTTCAAAATTCTAGTCTTACTGTATTTTACTCCATTGCATTTAAGTGAATTCATGGCATTTTCTCATGttctccatttaaaaaaatatattgtgcaCTCCTGGGGAATGTTGATGTAAAATTCTTGCAgcaaaagacacaaaatcaaaaatgtacttaatgtAATATCACCATTATTGTATGTACAAATCATAGTTAATAACAACATCCAGACTGATATGTAATTTTCTCAATTACATGCATGAAAAACACAGCCTTCATCTAGGGTTGATGTTCCAAACGTCTGGTCGTTTTTTTGTGACCTAGTGAAACACAAGAAGGACAGcatattaatataaacatttaaactataatatttaatttacctGTTCTTGTACTCTAAAGTCTAGCCAATTGTTttggtactgtatgtaatgaCAGAATAAGATTACCTGCAATCGGGGGTCAACATTTTCTAGATGTGGCCTAAAACCCCCTGATGTGCAAGTTCCTGCAAATCCCAAGTTGTGATCTCCTGCACAAAATGATATGATAATTTTAAAactgtgtacagtatgtcctTACTCTGAATTTAACATAATTGAAAAGATTGGTGATTACTGAAAAACAGGTATACCTATACCTGAGAAGTCAAAGAAATCTTCTTCAAAAGCAGACAGTCTTCTGTTATAGGAGTCCTCCGTTTTCCTAAAATAAAGACAGCATCATCAATTTCACATGACAATGTTTGTAGCTTTACAGGCTACAAGGAACATTCATTTGTCTATACCAGTCAAATGtctggacacactttcccattcatttaaatgagaaagtgtgtcaaaCCCTTTGACAGGTACTTTAGAGATACGCATTTTGGGCATCAAAACCCACCAAATGCCGATATTCCTTTTTTTGACAACGACAGCAATGACGATGATAATCAAGAGCAGGAGTACAGCTGCCAGTGATCCAAACAGTGCTCCATAGAAACCTGGACCCCAGTGGAAGAGGTCACAATGTGGGCCATAAAACTGCTTCAGGCTGGACTTGGAGCACCTGTGTCAAAAAGCCACAAAAGTGAAGAATGTtaagaaaattattattatgaacaaatatattacatgtattttaagTTCTTtgcaatcaaaataaaataaaatactgatattttgGCTTACCTGCAAATGGGCCCTGTGTAAATGTTATTAAGACATTCTCCATGTTGATGACAGTAATTAGAGATTCTTTGGCACGGTCCAACACACCGCCACTGACCATTACTAATCTCAGCAGTGTAATTAGCAAACTGACTGCAGTTAACAAAAGGCTTCAGGTCTGTGATATCTGATTGATGAAACAAAGTTATTATATGAGTGTtgtaacacaaacagaaatttTGTCAAATTGAACACTCAAATAAGCAATATGTGAAATACATATCAGAGTTAACATATAGTACACTTACTTTTAATGTACGGTGACTGGAAGTTGAGTCCATTTAACTTTACTTTGGCATTACTAAAGGCCTGAGAAATCTTATTGAGGTTATTTGTGTCATTCAAGATGTTGGCCAACACCCCATCTAGCTCAGTGTTGACAAACTGGATTTGCGTTTCATTGTTCAGATAGACGTACTCCGCTATGCTCTCTGCTACAACACTTCCTTGTCTacaatagaaaaatataaataaattaccaaatgaaaacaatttGTGCTTGAATAAAAAGTAATCATGCAAATAATTCTATCAGTAAAAATTACCTACGTTAAATTTTTGATTTCTACTTTTTTAAAGGCTTGAGGATCCGCTTCTTTGCACAGGGCTTCAAGCTGGCAATGATGACACATGACAGATGTAACATTTGTTATTATGCCCAGTAAATAATTTTTAGTTATTAGTAATATGACAAGATACATACTCACTAAGTGAGATCATTTAATCACTTATTATAAAGTCATGCAAAAACTTAAACAATTCTCTAcctccttttttaatttgttggtGAAGTTTACTGACTGATGTGagtttaaattataaaaagcaTCTTCAAATGGTATGTTGATTCTCAACGTAACATTTGCCTGTCGAGTTGGTAATTTCCCAGTATCTGAAAGAGTAAGATGATACCCTCATATTAACATTGCTTAACATATTGTTAAAAACGTACCTTCGcattcaaaaaatattttcaactaAAAGAATAACTTGGAAGACTCTAGTAGGGAACAAAAAATCTCACCAATATTAGCAGATGTTGTGTTCCCTCCAAAAGAACAGAAGTCTCCATAGACTGACTCTTGACAGTGGCAATAACATCTGCCCAGTGTCCCATTGAATTTACACTGTCCTCCGTTACAGTGACAGTCCTCATCTCTGCACTGAGGAGTTGTAGATATTGCTGTTCCAATGACATTGGCATTTGACAGAGTGGTAATTGTAGATGTTGTAATTGTGTTTGAGCTGATGATTTCTGCTGATGTCAAAGCCTTTGAAGTTAGTGTAGACGGTGAAGATGTTTGTGGACTGCTACTTGTTTTTCGATTAGTTGTTGCTTCACTTGTGGGTGCAGCAGTACGTTTTGTCAAAGGTATTGTGTTTGATGAGACTAAAGCAGGTGTATGACTTGTGGCTGTAGAATTTGAATGTGTCACCGCATTAGTTGTCTGTTTGGTGTGCTTTGAAGCCGTGGAAAGTGATGAAGTGAACTTAGTTGGCAGATGTGACTCTGTGGATGAAGTAGTTGTAAGAGGCGTAAAAAGTGCTGGTTGGGTTGTCAACGGGTTGGTAATTGGAGGGCGTGTTGTTGTAGTTTTAGTAACTGCAATTGTGGTTAGGGTTGAGGTTGACAACATTGATTCAGTGGGTGTCATCATTGTCACAGATGTAGACTCTGACACCAGATTTGTTGGCGTGGTTTCAGATTTGTGTCCAGGGGATGCTTGACTGAAATGAGAAGTTAAAGGAGGGAGTGCGGACGGTGAACTGGATGAAACCTCTGAGTTTGTGGAGCTAGTGACAGTTCCTGTGGAATGATCATTGTTTGTAGATTTAGTTACTTCATTTGTGTTTAGGGTTGAGGTTGATGCCATTGATTCAGTGGTTCCTGTGGGTGTCATCATTGTCACAGATGTAGACTCT
It encodes:
- the LOC134006256 gene encoding mucin-3A — its product is MDVDTTQLPLAIKDSSTTTMSSTTEPESTSCRDEDCHCNGGQCKFNGTLGRCYCHCQESVYGDFCSFGGNTTSANIDTGKLPTRQANVTLRINIPFEDAFYNLNSHQSVNFTNKLKKELEALCKEADPQAFKKVEIKNLTQGSVVAESIAEYVYLNNETQIQFVNTELDGVLANILNDTNNLNKISQAFSNAKVKLNGLNFQSPYIKNITDLKPFVNCSQFANYTAEISNGQWRCVGPCQRISNYCHQHGECLNNIYTGPICRCSKSSLKQFYGPHCDLFHWGPGFYGALFGSLAAVLLLLIIIVIAVVVKKRNIGIWKTEDSYNRRLSAFEEDFFDFSGIGIPVFQ